The genomic DNA TAATAATTCTGCCCTGTCGTCGGATGAGGATGACAAAACAAATTTATCATACGAATCGCTTGAACTTGAAGAATCCGgccattttatatatttttttggagTTTGATAATGGTTTTTGAATTTATAGATGGTAAAAATGAGTAAGAAATGTTTGGTTTAACAGCAAGCAATGTCAGACTCAATCCCCACGCCAGCGGGGTAACGACATGGCCAACTCTAGCCGGGTGTGGTCTAGCCAGCGTTAAATGCATTCCGCCGTCCAACCCACGCCACAGACCGTAGTCTACAAAAGTTGCAATTATATTGTGTTAATGAAATAACTTAGAAATATTCAAAACATGAATTACCACATTTGCCAAAAACACCCCCACCACAcaccttcttcatcttcatcttcccaCCATCCTCTCCACCGCATTGTTAAAATTTGGAAGTTACAAGTCGTCAAAAAAATACGGAAGTTAAAGACATAAATAGACGTGCAAATCAAGTCAAAGACATAAATATACGCGTAAGTCGAGTCAATTAGTGATTTACAAGTTCCACTAAAAATTATAGAATTCAAAAGGCTAAAAAATAGGGAAAGTCTTTAGTGACAAAATCGGAATCCTAATCTATGGAATTCGGATACGAGAGTCTACTAGATTTCCAATCAGCTCCTTATCATTTCCTAATAATAAAACTTGATTTTGCAGCTTGAAGTATTGAGCCGAATCCGGCATCCTCATCTGCTGATTCTAAACGGTGTGTGTGTCGATCATGATTGTTTGGTTTACAAGTAGATGGAAAACGGGAATTTTTGGATTCGATTGTTTTATGTACATTTGTTTGATTTATCTATATGTTATTTGGACCTGTCTATGAACTTTGAGTAAGTAAATTTATAAAGTGtaaataggttttttttttttttttgtggaacGACAATATGTTAATAGAGAAAAGGCCAGTGAGAGGCTGGTTTTACAATCACAAAGAAATACATAACAAAACAACCCTACCAGAACCGAACAAAAACACAACGACAATGAACATAAGTATTATGAAAAGCAGACTCCCAGGGGAACTACAGGAGCTGCTTTTTAACGGTCACTTAGAAAACATATCACAATAATACTAAAGCATAATATCATAAACCTTTTACCTTGATCAATTTCCTCAAGAGACGGAAATATGTTATCCTCCATGATCTATTGAGCATTAATGAAACCACAATGACCCAAAACCCAGTAATAAATCCAAGCACTATGCTTATAATCAACCCCCAATCTACTTTGTGTGATCCACCGTCTTTTTTTTGGTCGCTTGTTGTATCAGGTTTGTCAACATGTACACAATCATTAGTTAGTGGAGATCCACAAAGTTTGTTTCCAAAGAAGCTGGACTCATTGAAGCTCTGAACCTGAGTACCTGTTGGAACTCTTCCTATCAAATTGTTGTAGGACACGTTAAAGGTACCCAAGAAATTCAACTCTGACAAACTCATAGGAAGTTCGCCAGAAAGATTGTTTACTGATAATCCAAAGACTCAAGTGATTTCATGTCTCCTATCTTATTTGGGATCTCTCCTGTCAATTGATTTCTTGATAAATTCAACGAATTTAGCTTGTGGAGGGTGGTAAGCTCACTAGGGATCTGCCCAGAAAACTTGTTGCTCGAAAGGTCCAAAAGCATGACTAGCCCTAGAAAAGATCCATACTCGGCTTCTTGTCCCTTCATCACCAATGAATCACCAAAAATAAAAGACCAACCATCAAGATAGAATGATAATTGAACCTCTAAATTAGTTTCTATTCCGGAAAGCACACTAAAGTTGTTGAAGCATCTAGGAATATTTCCTGAGAGGTTATTATCAGCAAGATCCAAGACTTGAACTTGTGAAAGATAACATAGCTGGTCAGGAGTATTTCCGTAAAAATTGTTGGATCTAAGATTGAGAATTTTCAACATAGTGAGTTTTATTCCAATCCATGGTGGAATGATTCCCGCAAGATTATTTCTTCCAAGGTCAAGGACCTTTAAGTATGACAAATTCAATAGGGAAGAAGGTAATCCTCCTGAAATCTTGTTCCGACTTGTGCCTAAAATTTGCAACAAAGGTATAGACCCCAATGTTCTTGGAATCTCACCTGACAAATAATTACCACTTAACCATAAGAGTACCAAGCTCGACCACTTCTCCCAACACTCTGGAATAACACCCGATAACTGATTATTTCCAAATTATGTAATGATCCCACAAAATTGTTAGCTGATAGGTCCAAATATATTAAAGACGAGCTGTTTGTGAGAGAAGGTAATTTCCCCCCAAAATTATTAAAACTTAAGTCGAGCCAATGAACTGTAGGAGGGATGGACAATATATTGCCGACCAGATTATTGCTACCCAAGCCAAGGACCTGGTGGTTGGAGCAATTCGTTATGGTGGCCGGAATGTTTCCCGTGAAAGAGTTGTAATGAAGGTCGAGTGTGCTTAGCATTGACAATGAACCAATCCAATCGGGGATCTTGCCGACCAGATTATTGTTACCCAACTGAAGGATCTGGAGGTTGGAGCAATTCGTTATGGTGGCCGGAATGTTTCCCGTGAAAGAGTTGTTACGAAGGTCGAGTGTGCTTAGCATGGACAATGAACCAATCCAATCGGGGATCTTGCCGACCAGGTTATTGTTACCCAACTCAAGGACCTGGAGGTTGGAGCAATTCGTTATGGTGGCCGGAATGTTTCTCGTGAAAGAGTTGTAACGAAGGTCGAGTGTGCTTAGCATTGACAATGAACCAATCCAATCGGGGATCTTGCCGACCAGATTATTGTTACCCAACTCAAGGATCTGGAGGTTGGAGCAATTCCTTATGGTGGCCGGAATGTTTCCCGTGAAAGAGTTGTTAAAAAGATATAGTTCTTGTAATCTAAAGAGGCGCCCGATTTCAGGTGGAATTCCACCTTGTAGAATGTTACCGGGAAGGCCGAGGATGCTTAGCATGGACAGTGAACCAATCGCATCTGGGATCTTGCCGACCAGATTATTGTTATCCAACTCAAGGATCTGGAGGTTGGAGCAATTCGTTATGGTGGCCGGAATGTTTCCCGTGAAAGAGTTGTTACGAAGGTCGAGTGTGCTTAGCATAAACAATGAACCAATCCAATCGGGGATCTTGCCGACCAGATTATTGTTACCCAACTCAAGGATCTGGAGGTTGGAGCAATTCGTTATGGTGGCCGGAATGTTCCCCGTGAAAGAGTTGTTATAAAGCCATAGTTCTTATAATCTAAAGAGACGCCCAATTTCATTTGGAATTCCGCCTTGTAGAATGTTATCGTGAAGGGCAAGGATGCTAAGCATGGACAATGAACCAATCCCATCTGGGATCTTCCCGACCAGATTATTGAAACCCAACTGAAGGATCTGGAGGTTTGAGCAATTCGTTATGGTGGCCGGAATGTTTCCCGTGAAAGAGTTGTTATAAAGCCATAGTTCTTGTAATCTAAAAAGACAGCCAATTTCAGATGGAATTCCGCCTTGTAGACTGTTATCGTGAAGGCTGATCATACGTAGCATAGACAATGAACCAATCCCATCTGGGATCTTGCCGGCCAGAGCATTGTTACCCAACTCAAGGATCTGGAGGTTGGAGCAATTTGTTATGGTGGCCGGAATGTTTCCCGTGAAAGAGTTGTTATAAAGCCATAGTTCTTGTAATCTAAAAAGACTGCCAATTTCAGATGGAATTCTGCCTTGTAGACTGTTATCATGAAGGCTGATCATACGTAGCATGGACAATGAACCAATCCCATCAGGGATCTTTCCGACCAGATTATTAGAAGCCAAGTAAAGGATTTGGAGGTTTGAGCAATTCATTAAGGTGGCGGGAATGTTCCCCGTGAAAGTGTTGTTAAAAAGATATAGCTCTTGTAATCTAAAGAGACGTCCGATTTCGGGTGCAATCCCGCCTTGTAGAATGTTGCTGGGAAGGGCGAGGATGCTTAGCATGGGCAATGAACCAATCGCATCTGGGATCTTACCAACCAGATTATTGTTACCCAAGTTAAGGACTTGGAGGTTGGAGCAATTCATTATGGTGGCTGGAATGTTTCCCGTGAAACCTACTAACAACCTTATTTTCATCATCACATCATACAAATAGCTATACCTTGATCCATTTTCCCCAGAGACGGAAATATACAATCCTCCATGATTTGTTCACGATCAGTGAAGCCACAACGATCCAAAATCCAGTAATAAATCCAAGCACTATGCTAATAATTAACCCCCAATCTGCTCCATGTGATCCATATTCTTTTTCTTGGTCTCCCACTATAACAGGTACATCAACCGGTACACAATCACTAGTTAGCGGAGCTCCACAAAGATTGTTACCAAAGAAGTTGGACTCGTCTAAGCTTTGAATTTGAGTACTTGTTGGAACTCTTCCTTTAAAATTGTTGTAAGACACATTGAAGATACTAATGAAGTTCAACTTTGACAAGCTCATGGGAAGTTCCCCAGAAAGCTTGTTTAGTGATAAATCAAAAGATTCAAGTGCTTTCATGTCTCCTATCTTATCTGGAATATTCCCTGTCAACTGATTTCTTGATAAATTTAGTTATATTAACTCCCGAAGGGCCATAAGCTCATTGGGAATTTGACCAGAAAAATTGTTGCTTAGCATAACCAGCTCTAGAAAACTGTATACCAGGGGGATATACCAgtttcttaaaaaaaataatcATTTTGATGCAGGGCTATCTTcttatttgaattttaaaagtttgttttatgttttatcttttatatttatgtttatcTCTAAGGTTGTTAGGGTCTAGTATAAATAAAGGTGTTGGTGAACATTTAAGTGGAGTTTTTGATTGAGTTTTAATTAAAAAGAAGTGTGTTCTTGGAACCTTTGGTTCATTTTATCGGTCTTTGATTACTAATTCTTCTAGAGCCATTTGAATGCTTC from Helianthus annuus cultivar XRQ/B chromosome 7, HanXRQr2.0-SUNRISE, whole genome shotgun sequence includes the following:
- the LOC110867181 gene encoding MDIS1-interacting receptor like kinase 1 is translated as MNCSNLQVLNLGNNNLVGKIPDAIGSLPMLSILALPSNILQGGIAPEIGRLFRLQELYLFNNTFTGNIPATLMNCSNLQILYLASNNLVGKIPDGIGSLSMLRMISLHDNSLQGRIPSEIGSLFRLQELWLYNNSFTGNIPATITNCSNLQILELGNNALAGKIPDGIGSLSMLRMISLHDNSLQGGIPSEIGCLFRLQELWLYNNSFTGNIPATITNCSNLQILQLGFNNLVGKIPDGIGSLSMLSILALHDNILQGGIPNEIGRLFRL
- the LOC110867182 gene encoding receptor-like protein kinase 2; this encodes MLSTLDLRNNSFTGNIPATITNCSNLQILELDNNNLVGKIPDAIGSLSMLSILGLPGNILQGGIPPEIGRLFRLQELYLFNNSFTGNIPATIRNCSNLQILELGNNNLVGKIPDWIGSLSMLSTLDLRYNSFTRNIPATITNCSNLQVLELGNNNLVGKIPDWIGSLSMLSTLDLRNNSFTGNIPATITNCSNLQILQLGNNNLVGKIPDWIGSLSMLSTLDLHYNSFTGNIPATITNCSNHQLSGVIPECWEKWSSLVLLWLSGNYLSGEIPRTLGSIPLLQILGTSRNKISGGLPSSLLNLSYLKVLDLGRNNLAGIIPPWIGIKLTMLKILNLRSNNFYGNTPDQLCYLSQVQVLDLADNNLSGNIPRCFNNFSVLSGIETNLEVQLSFYLDGWSFIFGDSLVMKGQEAEYGSFLGLVMLLDLSSNKFSGQIPSELTTLHKLNSLNLSRNQLTGEIPNKIGDMKSLESLDYQ